A window of the Zeugodacus cucurbitae isolate PBARC_wt_2022May chromosome 4, idZeuCucr1.2, whole genome shotgun sequence genome harbors these coding sequences:
- the LOC105216012 gene encoding F-box only protein 32 — MPFYSRDWRSPGEAWVKTDEGWVCKKVLECGKRKRLSSNSDDSFDDDSDEVIVPPHCHITVRCTREIAGFNGLGEVVRRLDFRTSLRNHKRFHYICALLRLLVSHKGIVNLSGSAQRVLMQIVEDVATHVNDSQQHLNVLRGLVIQLQEIVFQESQKCWGKPLGSTNLWQEHIETIKRIQNVASQLEIKEPGPEIRPKLHDLPEECIREIILRIADHKDLEASANAWPTMATLVSEERIWRELCRFHFKQQQINLILDLNNIKLMNEVKDWKKIYHQLRRTYGVNDDYQFAEVLKLCRICSCLFWPSEGHPCIADQMPDYKQRLEEAAGGGQLVVAQPVPPAQFLKYFSL; from the exons ACTCTCATCCAATTCGGACGATAGCTTTGACGATGATTCCGATGAGGTGATCGTGCCGCCACACTGCCACATAACTGTACGTTGTACACGCGAAATTGCCGGCTTCAATGGACTCGGCGAAGTTGTGCGACGTCTGGACTTTCGCACCTCATTACGTAATCACAAACGCTTCCACTATATTTGTGCGCTGCTGCGATTGTTGGTCTCGCACAAGGGTATTGTCAACTTGTCGGGCAGTGCGCAACGGGTGCTCATGCAAATCGTTGAAGATGTGGCCACACATG TCAATGACAGCCAACAGCATTTGAATGTGCTGCGCGGTTTGGTCATACAACTGCAGGAGATCGTGTTTCAGGAGAGCCAGAAGTGTTGGGGGAAACCGTTAGGCAGCACCAATCTGTGGCAGGAGCATATCGAGACTATAAAACGCATACAAAATGTTGCTAGTCAACTCGAAATCAAAGAG CCCGGTCCTGAAATACGTCCAAAACTGCACGATCTACCTGAGGAGTGCATACGTGAGATTATCTTACGCATAGCTGATCACAAAGATCTCGAA GCCTCCGCCAACGCCTGGCCCACCATGGCCACATTGGTCTCGGAGGAACGCATTTGGCGCGAACTCTGTCGCTTCCACTTCAAACAGCAACAAATCAATTTAATACTCgatctaaataatataaaactaatgaacGAGGTAAAGGACTGGAAAAAGATCTATCATCAGTTGCGACGCACTTACGGCGTCAATGATGACTATCAATTTGCCGAAGTGTTGAAACTGTGTCGCATATGTTCGTGTCTGTTCTGGCCTTCGGAGGGCCATCCTTGTATAGCCGATCAAATGCCCGACTATAAGCAGCGCTTGGAGGAGGCGGCGGGTGGTGGACAACTGGTTGTGGCACAGCCAGTGCCACCGGCacaatttctgaaatatttctCATTGTAA